Proteins found in one Amblyraja radiata isolate CabotCenter1 chromosome 15, sAmbRad1.1.pri, whole genome shotgun sequence genomic segment:
- the sdr39u1 gene encoding epimerase family protein SDR39U1, whose amino-acid sequence MKVLIGGGSGFVGSALSRLLRSKGHEVEFVSRRPGAGVTWTHVASRGLPPCDAVVNVAGANILNPLRRWSRSFQQEVVLSRVETTRTLSKAISLCPHPPRSWVLLTGVGYYQPSLREEYHEGSVGGDFDFFSRLVGDWESAARLPEGIGRLVRQVVVRAGVVLGREGGALPPMLLPFRMGLGGPLGSGLQPFPWIHVEDLAGILLHALEGGGRRLGEVEGVLNGVAPSRCTQGEFAEALAGSLGRGARLRVPAALVQAALGSERALLLLQGQWVEPRRTLASGYRYRFPRLQAAIDNLLH is encoded by the exons GCGGAGGCTCCGGCTTCGTTGGCTCCGCTCTTAGCCGCCTCCTGAGGAGCAAAGGTCACGAGGTGGAGTTCGTCTCCCGGAGACCGGGAGCCGGGGTCACCTGG ACACACGTGGCCTCCCGTGGCCTGCCCCCCTGTGATGCCGTGGTGAATGTGGCCGGAGCCAATATCCTCAACCCACTGCGGAG GTGGAGCCGCTCCTTCCAGCAGGAGGTGGTGTTGAGCCGAGTGGAGACGACGAGGACCCTGAGCAAGgccatctctctctgcccccaccccccccgcagcTGGGTGTTGCTCACCGGCGTGG gCTACTACCAGCCCAGCCTGCGGGAGGAGTACCACGAGGGGAGTGTTGGCGGTGACTTTGACTTCTTCTCGCGGTTGGTGGGTGACTGGGAGTCAGCGGCCCGACTGCCCGAGGGAATAGGTCGGCTCGTGAGGCAGGTGGTGGTCCGTGCag GAGTGGtcctggggagagagggaggagcgcTGCCGCCGATGCTGCTGCCGTTTCGGATGGGCCTTGGGGGGCCGCTGGGCTCCGGCCTCCAGCCCTTCCCCTGGATCCACGTGGAAGACCTGGCTGGGATCTTGCTGCACGCGCTGGAGGGG ggggggaggaggttgggagaggtggagggggtgtTGAACGGCGTtgccccatctcgctgcacccAGGGGGAGTTTGCAGAGGCCCTGGCGGGGAGCCTGGGGCGTGGAGCCCGGCTGCGGGTGCCGGCTGCATTGGTGCAGGCTGCACTGGGGTCAGAGCGGGCATTGCTGCTGCTGCAGGGCCAGTGGGTGGAACCTCGCCGCACACTGGCCAGCGGCTACCGGTACCGATTCCCCCGGCTACAGGCAGCCATCGACAACCTCCTCCACTGA